A stretch of DNA from Maridesulfovibrio sp.:
CTTGACTTTAAACTGTCACAGCAGGGTCCAAGAATCAACTGTTTTTAGCCCTTTTGCGCAAATTATGGTCGTATTAATAACAAAAAAGAACGGCACAGGCCAAACAAACGCAACAACCCGGAAAACATGTAAATCTACTGCACGGTTCCATTACGAGAAAGGAAATCACGGCTTACCGAAATTCCCTTGTCGTGCGGACAGAAAGTCCGGTTACTTCATACTATAACATCAACCGTTCCAAACGCTGAGCCGTGCTTTCTCAAGCAGATTACACAGAGTCCAGTAGCTGTTGATATGCAGACGGGCATTCAGCGTCGGGCTGCGATAGGCCCAGAATTCCACCCCGGCCTGCTCGGCGCACCTTTCATCCACCCAGGTATCACCTATATATACAACCTCTTCCCGCTTGAGGGACCATTTGTCCAGAATATAATGTACTCCGGCAGGATGAGGCTTGGTAACCGGAAGAGTGGTGGAAGTCACTGCCAGTGAAAAGAAATCATCTATACCGAACATTTCAAGGATTGCAGGCAGGGTATCGGTTCTGTTCGTATTAATCCCCATGATCACGTTCTGCATACGCAGCCATTCGAGCAAACGAATCAATCCGTCCTCAATCTTGACGTATTTCATCCCTTCCTGAAGTTCGGGCAGAGAACATAGTTCCAGAGCCTCTTCATGATCATCATCAGGAAGTATATGTTTCAGAGATTCAAGGTGGGTATGGGCGTGTACGAACTTTTCTTCATCGGCAGTCATGGGATCAAGGCCGAACTTTTTCTTAAACCAGTTGTAGTACCACTTGTTTGACTCAAATGAATTTATCAGAACCCCGTCGCAATCGAAAATAACTCCCTTGATCTTTTTCACTACATCGGGAGGGGTAACGTCACTTATGTAAATTGACTCCATTATACAGATGTCTCCGGATTTTCTATTCCGCCGCAAGTGCGACTGTAAATTTGCGCTCAAGCCATAGTTTGCCTTCCGGCAGCGAGGAAAGGCCGAGCAGCTTCCATGTTTCTTCACACAGGACTGTAGCCTTGCCCGGCAGAAGTCCTTCCTTTTCATAAAATTCGAACTCGCGATCACGCCAGAAAGAGACTGCGTCCGCATCCGAAGTTACAAGAACCGTGTTTTCAGGCAGCAGCATGGCGAATCCTTCCAGAACCTTCTGCCAGGGAAGCTGCACATCTCCGCCCCCCAGTCCGGGCAGGTTTGCTACAAGCCCCCCCAGAGCCATGGCCTTGCGGTCGTCATCATCTTCTATATCAAGCCCCAGGGTATCGCCGAAGCCGGACCATTTCTGATTCAGACTGTCCTGCAGCCCCTTGAGCTCAAGATGCTTTTCCTCGTACGCGTAGACCAGCGCCAACACGATCTGATTCTGTGCTCTTGCGGATTCCGTATCCACTTTATCGGCCGGCTTCTGATCAAGACCGGCAAGAAGAGCTCTCTGTATGGCTGAAGTTCTTTCTCCGAACTGATCACTGTCATTCGATCCGGTATTGCAGATTGTCTTGAACATACTGCCCAGACTTTCACCGTAACTGACAAAATCATCCACCATACGGCGGCACACAGACGGTTCAACAGGTAAATCTTCCGGACGGAACACGGGGATATCCCCCTTCTGTTCGCGATCTATTCCGGGATCGAAAAGAGCAGCCCCTTCCACTTTCGCAGAGACTAATTCTTCATGCAATTGCGGAAAATATACCAGCATGACACAACTCCATTATGTATTTAACAGGTGAGCAGCATATCATGATCAGATAAAACAGCCCGGCAGTCCGGCTCTGTCCTTGATTCATTCATTGCCGGACGAAAACCTCTCGCAGACACCTTCGCAGTCATCAAGTTCAAAAAGACAGATTTCATCCTGCAACGCTGCACAGAAAGGAAATCCCTCCTCTTCCCGAGGGATCATTCTGCGACACACCACAGTTGATTTCAAGTGTTCTTCGATCCTTTGCTCCCAGAGTTCAGCGAAAGCCAGTTCATCCAGCCGGAATGCTTCGGCCTGACGCAGAAGGCGGTCATATTCCCCTTCCAGATCCATAATGACCCTGCAGCGCCAGTCCCTGTTGTAGCCGGGATTCAGCATTTCCTCGTAGGCACACTTTCCTTTGAGGTAATAGCGGCAATTGCGCCCGGGCATTTTAGTAACTTTCGCCAAAATGAATCCTCCGGACACCCCGGCTGAAGCATATCTGTGTCCATGTTGCGGTTCAGCGCAAGAACTATGCACGCATTGCCGGTTTGTAAAGCCTAAAAATGTATATTTTACATGCCGTTCCGTGAAAGGAAGACATTCTTGACCTTACTGCCCCGCCCGTGTAAAAGTGCGTAACCGTCTAGCATTGGAGGAAGAAGATGTTCGGTTTAGGAATAACGGAAATACTTTTAATTGTGGTCATCATCATATTGATTTTCGGGGCAAAAAAACTTCCCGAAATCGGAAGTGGACTGGGCCGCGCCATCCAGAATTTCAAGAAAGCAAGCAGTGAGTCCGAAGAAATTGACGTGACACCGTCAAAAGACAAGGACAAGGATGCTTAATCGGTTCGAGGGGACCTGTAGAACAGCTTAGGCTGTATGCCGAACCCCGGTCTGTTTAATCAGGCCGGGGATTTTATTTTTTTGCGGTCTCGGCAAACATGCCCAGCCCCAGCCTCAGGTAACTGGCCCCCGAAAAAAGAGTAAACGCTGCGACACACCACACCAGCAAGGCTTTGAAAACACCCGGATCAACATCAAAAGCCAGATCGCACAGAACACAGAAGACCAGCAGGATCTGAAGAGCGGTTGTTATCTTACTGCTCCACAGAGGGTCAATTCTTTTTTCCACAGCAAGACCGCGAATCCGGAGCAAAACAAGACCTCCGACAATGACTGTATCCCTCAGAACAGCCAGAACCGCTAGCCATAACGGAACAAGGCCGTAAGCGGTAAGACAGAGGAACGAAGCCACAAGCAGAAACTTATCTGCCAACGGATCGAGCACAGCCCCGAATTCCGACCTCTGATCAAGCAGTCTGGCAAGAAAACCGTCAAAACCGTCGGAAATTCCGGCCAGCACGAAAAACCACCAGGCTGCAACAAAATCACGCCCGAGAAAAGCTCCTACAAACAGCGGTGTAAACAATATCCGCAGGAATGTAATGATATTGGGTATGGTCAGAATATTCTGCCGCGACACGGCAACGCCCTTCTACTTATCCCCTTCAAGACCCTTCAGGCTGAAACTCAAACCGCGGGGAGGAAGGTAATCATTGAGATAACTTTTCAGCACCCACTGATCAGAAACATCAAGCGACCAGCTTGCGGACACTGCGGTGGGCTTCATTTCCACATCCTGCAGCAGCACTTCCTGCACTGCGGAATCCCATGATTTGAGTTTACGATCAAACTCACGGACACCTTCAGGATTAAACCATCCGCTTACAACAAGCACGGCCTTGGGGGTGCTCAATATTTCGGAACTGTTGGCTCCATAATATTTTTCCCAGAGCTGGCGCCATACGGATTCCATATCCGGCCCGGAACCGGCCCAGTTGGTCCCTCCGGCTTGAAGTTCACCTCTCCACCTGCTTTTGCTCACGCGGGTGACTTTAAAATCGGCTGCAGAAGTTCCGTTGACAGCACCGGCAGTAGCATTGCGGACCGCGTAAATAGCCATGAGCTTTGCCAGATCATCATTCTGCTCCGCCTGCTGCTCGGCGCTGAGCGCGAATTTTCCGTTGGAAATATTGAGCACGGCATCCACCGGCTTCGGATCGGCGGCAAGAAGGCCCATCCTGAGCAGCGTCTCCCGCAGAACCTTGCGGTTGACATTAACATCGACGCTCACAGACACACCGGCTTCTTCCTGCTTTACATTCAGATCCTTGTATCCGGTTATGAAATCTTCATAATGTTTCCCGAACAACCATTTCAGGGCTTCACTTCTTTCCTTGGGAAGTTCACCGGTCATACGGCCAGATTCGGACAAAATAGCCTGCGCGAATGCCTGTGACATAGCCTCTTCCCGCAGAACACGGACTGGAACATCCTTTTCCGGGTCGGCCTGTTTCAAAATCTGCACTTTTACCGCCTGAGCGGGTATGGCGCATCCCAGAATCAACACAGCCAGGACGACTGCGTACATTTTTTTTATATCAATTGACAAACTCAATTTGACAGCTCCGATATTTTCTTACTGCCGGTCAGGAACGGTTCCGCTGTCCTGCAGTGATTCTTCTACAATTCCGGCTTCATTTACAGGAGCACCGGATTCATCTTTCGCCACAGTCTCCGCCGGCACCGCCGTGTCCCGGTCCATCAGTATGACAACGGCGCAATTCTCGCCAACAGACTTGCGCTTTAAAACAGCCCGGATGCCTGCTCCGTCTTCAAGGGACACAATAAAGTCGGACCTCCCGGACCCCTGCGTGTTCACCGGTTTTACCGTAAGCGGAAAACTTCCGACTCTGGATTTAAAATTTTCGGAATTCCCGTCAACCATGTATGCCACCAGTCCGTGTTTCATCACGGAATCACGGCTGACCGCAAAAGCGCCGTACACGCCTACGCCATGTCCATCATACACTATCGGGAGCAGAACCGGATTCAGATTGAATCCCCTGGCATCAATCACAATTCCACTGTGAACTTCGGCCTCGCGACCATCAACTCCGCCATCCTCTTTCTGCCCGGACTCGACAACCACTTCAGAACGCTTATTACCTGCTATGGTAGGAGCAATGCCTGAGAGAAAAGGAATGGTCGGGGGAATAATGATCGAAGAAAGTCCGTCCCACAGATTGACGAAAGCTGTAACTTCAACCGAACCGTCATCGGAAACAGTAGTTTTCAACAATGAATTCTGTATGAACCCGCGCAATGTGTTCATGGTCTTCAAATCATCTTTCAGGATATCGGAAACAGTTCTGCCCCCGTCCAAAGTGATATTCAGCACGGTTTTCAGCAACATGCGGCGCGCTTCAACCCCGCCCTGTCGCAAGGCAAGCGCACGGGTGCGCTGGGGATCGACAGTGTCCTGCATGGGGCACACTACAGAAGTAGCGGAAACAAGGCCGTTTCCCCAGTTTACGCTGCCTGCGACCTTTCCGGACACAAAACCGCCGAAACCGGTTCCGTTATCAACAGAGGAAGCCTGCGCGAAAGAGGCAAACGAAAATGCCAGCAGCATGAATAACGTAAAAACGAAATATTTTTTTATTTGCATCACATACCCGTTTGATAAACTTTTCTGGACAGTTCTATCCTGCCCGGCTGCAATCCGCAAGCCACCGCCTTACAAAATCAACTGCCGCCCGGTGTTCATCGGGAGCGAACCAGTTGATATCCTTTTCCCGTTTGAACCAGGTTAACTGCCTTTTGGCGTAAGCCCTAGTGTTTCCGGCCCATGCACGGACGGTTTCCTCCATATCCGCACCGCCCCGGATAAAGCTGAGCAGCTCACTGCAGCCGATTCCGCTCCAGCCGGGCGCTCTCTCATCCGGGCATTTTTCCCAGGCGCTGCGAGCCTCGTCCACGGCTCCGGCCTCCAGCATCTTTTCTATGCGCAGACCAAGCAGCGGAGTAAGCTCGGCAAGTTCAATGCCTATACCTATCTTCAAAAATTCATAGGGAGAGGGGGGGACCTCCCGATTGTGCCACCACGTAAAAGTCTTTCCGGTGGCCTCGTAGACCTCCAGAGCGCGGGCATTCCGCTGGCGGTTGTTCGGATGGGTCCGCTTGCAGTACTCGGGGTCGACCTTTTCAAGCTCGGCATAAAGCGCCGGTCCGCCTTCCAGTTCAGCCCTTCCGCGTATGCGTTCCCTTATTTCGGCCGGAATATCCGGGATGGGAGCAAGGCCGGAAGTCAGACTCTGCAGATACATTCCAGTACCGCCCACCAGCACCGGGAGTTCATCCCCGGCAGCCGCATCAATGCGCTCTTCCGCCATACGGACGAATGCGGCAGCGGTTATTGCTTCGGAAGTAGGCAGAAAGCCGTACAGTTCATGAGGACATACGGCCTGTTCCTCAGGGCTCGGCTGAGCCGTGATTATAGGAAAATCCTCATAGACCTGCCGGGAATCAAAATTAATTACCCTGACCCCGAAAACTTCTGCCAAGCCCAGAGCGGCGGCAGTCTTTCCGGCGCCTGTCGGACCGAGAATGCAGATGACGGGACGTTTAGACATTCCTCTTTTCCGGAGGCGCAAGTCTTTC
This window harbors:
- a CDS encoding CDP-alcohol phosphatidyltransferase family protein, with the translated sequence MSRQNILTIPNIITFLRILFTPLFVGAFLGRDFVAAWWFFVLAGISDGFDGFLARLLDQRSEFGAVLDPLADKFLLVASFLCLTAYGLVPLWLAVLAVLRDTVIVGGLVLLRIRGLAVEKRIDPLWSSKITTALQILLVFCVLCDLAFDVDPGVFKALLVWCVAAFTLFSGASYLRLGLGMFAETAKK
- a CDS encoding HAD family hydrolase, with the protein product MESIYISDVTPPDVVKKIKGVIFDCDGVLINSFESNKWYYNWFKKKFGLDPMTADEEKFVHAHTHLESLKHILPDDDHEEALELCSLPELQEGMKYVKIEDGLIRLLEWLRMQNVIMGINTNRTDTLPAILEMFGIDDFFSLAVTSTTLPVTKPHPAGVHYILDKWSLKREEVVYIGDTWVDERCAEQAGVEFWAYRSPTLNARLHINSYWTLCNLLEKARLSVWNG
- the miaA gene encoding tRNA (adenosine(37)-N6)-dimethylallyltransferase MiaA, whose protein sequence is MSKRPVICILGPTGAGKTAAALGLAEVFGVRVINFDSRQVYEDFPIITAQPSPEEQAVCPHELYGFLPTSEAITAAAFVRMAEERIDAAAGDELPVLVGGTGMYLQSLTSGLAPIPDIPAEIRERIRGRAELEGGPALYAELEKVDPEYCKRTHPNNRQRNARALEVYEATGKTFTWWHNREVPPSPYEFLKIGIGIELAELTPLLGLRIEKMLEAGAVDEARSAWEKCPDERAPGWSGIGCSELLSFIRGGADMEETVRAWAGNTRAYAKRQLTWFKREKDINWFAPDEHRAAVDFVRRWLADCSRAG
- a CDS encoding twin-arginine translocase TatA/TatE family subunit, producing the protein MFGLGITEILLIVVIIILIFGAKKLPEIGSGLGRAIQNFKKASSESEEIDVTPSKDKDKDA